Part of the Desulfolutivibrio sulfoxidireducens genome is shown below.
CCTGGGGCCGGGGGCTGGCCGACCCCAACCTCCCAGGATCTCGGAAAAAAGAAGGCGACGGCAAAACGCCCGCCGGTGTTTTTTCCCTGCCCCTGGCCTTCGGCTACGATGCTCCAGAGATTGCGAGTCAGTCCGGAATCCGCATGCCCTATCTGGAACTCTCGCCTTCCACAGTCTGCGTCACGGATTCCCACTCCGTGGCCTTTAACGACATCGCCGACTCCCGGAATCCCAAAAACGCCACCTGGACACGCCAGGATCGCATGATCCGGGACAACAACGCCAACCGTCTTGGCTTGTTCATCGGCCATAATCGTCAATCCCCCAAACCCGAGGCCGGTTCCTGCGTATTCCTGGACATTCAACCCAATCAGCCCACCGGCGGCAGCATCGGGTGCTCCGAATCGCTCTTGCGTGAGATTCTGGTCTGGCTCGATCCAGCATCCAACCCAATCATCGTCATCCTTCCCCAATCCGTCCTTTCTTCCGTCCAGTCCGCCTGGGGCCTTCCGTAGGCAAAGGATGCGGGGGCGCCGCCCCCACGCCCCCGGCGGGGGCATCATGCCCCCGCACCCCCGACACCCCGTCAGGGATCGGCGCGCGCGAAGCGGCGCGCCGATCCCTGACGGGGAAATCAGCGTCGCCTGGGCAGGACTCCCCGGGGACATGATTTCCTCGCAGCCCTTTGATTTCCGGCGGGTCTTGTCTGACGCGAAGCGTCAGACAAGACCCGCCGGAGTCAAGGGGGGCCGGGGGGAATTATTCCCCCCGGGCGGGGTCCGGGGCGGCGGCCCCGGGTCACGTGGGGTCCGGGGCGGCGGCCCCGGTAAGGATGCGGGCGATGACGGCGGTGGTGGAGATGCCTGGGAGCAGGGGCAGGCTTTGGACGCTGCCGCCCCGGGCGAGGACCACGTCCTTGCCCACGATGGTGTCGGGTGACCAGTCGCCGCCCTTGACCAGGATATCGGGTTGGATGGCGGTGATAAGGTCAAGGGGCGTGTCTTGGGTGAAGGCGGTGATGTAGTCGGTGCTGGCCAGGCAGGCCAGAACGAAGGCCCTCTGGTCAAGGGGGGTGACGGGTCTGGCCGGGCCCTTGAGGCGTCTGACGGATTCGTCGGCGTTGAGGCCGACCACGAGGATGTCGCCCAGGGCCTTGGCCCTGGCCAGGAAGTCGGCGTGTCCGGCATGGAGCAGATCGAAGCAGCCGTTGGTGAAGACGACGGTTTTGGCGTCCCGGCGAGGAGAGAGGAGTTGGAGCAG
Proteins encoded:
- a CDS encoding L,D-transpeptidase family protein, coding for MVQPEEVHGGKALDGSRLPQGQPSITAQNSSAPDPKSTFTDPQSGRMFSFEAAPASRVETEAGALPNGSPQSSLKLILVVASDWNATRGELALFSRDTLQAPWKRLGKPSSCTLGRNGLAWGRGLADPNLPGSRKKEGDGKTPAGVFSLPLAFGYDAPEIASQSGIRMPYLELSPSTVCVTDSHSVAFNDIADSRNPKNATWTRQDRMIRDNNANRLGLFIGHNRQSPKPEAGSCVFLDIQPNQPTGGSIGCSESLLREILVWLDPASNPIIVILPQSVLSSVQSAWGLP
- the rfaE2 gene encoding D-glycero-beta-D-manno-heptose 1-phosphate adenylyltransferase yields the protein MPAVPDHPKIVALPRLLQLLSPRRDAKTVVFTNGCFDLLHAGHADFLARAKALGDILVVGLNADESVRRLKGPARPVTPLDQRAFVLACLASTDYITAFTQDTPLDLITAIQPDILVKGGDWSPDTIVGKDVVLARGGSVQSLPLLPGISTTAVIARILTGAAAPDPT